A stretch of Microbacterium caowuchunii DNA encodes these proteins:
- a CDS encoding HAD hydrolase-like protein: MTARSPFTCILWDVDGTLVDASDGILRRLSVTLAHYGLPAPTRPELVHWIGPPLYDSFQHHAKMTAEGAAEAVAFYRDLGRADGYTKDARLYPGMAELVHELAAAGVPQGTASSKPEVQVVALMEFFGLTEELVAITGATPDEKTLASKADIVAEALRRMEAAGVDVSRPVLIGDRHHDVDGGAAHGVPVIFVRWGFSWPHESEGAQAVVDDVAALRSLLLVDEPTA; the protein is encoded by the coding sequence ATGACCGCCCGCTCCCCCTTCACCTGCATCCTCTGGGATGTGGACGGCACCCTCGTGGACGCATCCGACGGCATCCTGCGACGGCTGTCCGTCACGCTCGCCCACTACGGACTGCCCGCGCCGACCCGCCCCGAACTCGTGCACTGGATCGGTCCGCCGCTGTACGACTCCTTCCAGCACCACGCGAAGATGACCGCGGAGGGCGCGGCTGAGGCCGTCGCCTTCTACCGCGACCTGGGCCGGGCCGACGGCTACACGAAGGACGCCCGGCTCTACCCCGGAATGGCAGAGCTGGTGCACGAGCTCGCGGCGGCAGGCGTGCCGCAGGGCACGGCCAGCTCCAAGCCCGAGGTACAGGTGGTGGCACTGATGGAGTTCTTCGGTCTCACCGAAGAACTCGTCGCCATCACCGGGGCCACCCCGGATGAGAAGACGCTCGCCTCCAAGGCGGACATCGTGGCCGAGGCCCTGCGGCGGATGGAGGCCGCCGGCGTGGACGTGTCCCGCCCGGTGCTCATCGGCGACCGCCACCACGACGTCGACGGCGGGGCCGCCCACGGCGTCCCGGTGATCTTCGTCCGGTGGGGGTTCAGCTGGCCGCACGAGTCGGAGGGTGCCCAGGCCGTCGTGGACGACGTCGCGGCGCTGCGGTCCCTGCTGCTGGTGGACGAACCGACCGCTTGA
- the mgtE gene encoding magnesium transporter: MDEVLIGLQRDVAAALKSRDLPALSGLLAAQDASVIMRLLEREGAADRAVLYRLLGRDAALEVFELLDPGMRIELFQGLRDEDVARVFEQLDPDDRAQLVDELPAGVAQKLMRGLSPRERELTAPILGYPRSSIGRYMSTEFVRLQPQLTLGDALSHVRHRNAEAETVYILPVTDGARRVQGVVELRELVMGRSDARVEDVMGEARVVQATEDAEVAARRVVDSRLLAVPVVDSESRLVGLLTVDDAARILEDAEDEDAARQGASEPLRRPYLSTSVLGIVRSRVLWLLVLAISALLTVQVLGFFEATLEEVVTLALFVPLLTGTAGNTGAQAATTVTRALAMGEVAARDVLRVAWREVRVGAILGGLLGMLGLVLAGLVFGIRFGLVIGITLFAICTLAACVGGVMPMLARAVRADPAVFSTPFISTFCDATSLILYFLVATWVLGL; this comes from the coding sequence ATGGACGAGGTTCTGATCGGACTGCAGCGCGACGTGGCGGCCGCCTTGAAATCACGGGATCTCCCCGCGCTCAGCGGGCTGCTCGCCGCGCAGGACGCCTCCGTGATCATGCGCCTGCTCGAGCGGGAGGGGGCCGCGGATCGAGCGGTGCTGTACCGGCTGCTCGGCCGGGACGCGGCGCTGGAGGTGTTCGAGCTGCTCGACCCGGGCATGCGTATCGAGTTGTTCCAGGGCCTGCGCGACGAGGACGTCGCGCGCGTCTTCGAGCAGCTGGACCCGGACGATCGTGCTCAGCTGGTCGACGAGCTCCCCGCGGGGGTCGCGCAGAAGCTCATGCGCGGCCTGTCGCCCCGTGAACGCGAGCTCACGGCACCGATCCTCGGGTATCCGAGATCCAGCATCGGCCGCTACATGAGCACGGAGTTCGTCCGGCTGCAACCGCAACTCACCCTGGGCGATGCGCTCAGCCATGTCCGTCACCGCAACGCGGAGGCCGAGACGGTCTACATCCTCCCCGTCACGGACGGAGCGCGACGGGTTCAGGGGGTCGTGGAACTGCGCGAGCTCGTGATGGGGCGCTCGGACGCCCGGGTCGAGGACGTCATGGGCGAGGCGCGGGTCGTGCAGGCGACGGAGGATGCCGAGGTCGCGGCGCGCAGGGTCGTCGATTCCCGGCTCCTGGCGGTCCCCGTCGTCGACAGCGAGAGTCGGCTGGTGGGTCTGCTGACGGTGGACGACGCCGCCCGGATCCTGGAGGACGCCGAGGACGAGGACGCCGCCCGGCAAGGGGCCTCCGAGCCGCTGCGTCGCCCGTACCTGTCCACGAGCGTGCTCGGGATCGTGCGGTCGCGTGTCCTGTGGTTGCTCGTGCTGGCCATCTCGGCGCTGCTCACCGTGCAAGTTCTCGGCTTCTTCGAGGCGACACTCGAGGAGGTGGTCACGCTCGCGCTGTTCGTCCCGTTGCTCACCGGAACGGCGGGGAACACCGGGGCGCAGGCCGCCACGACCGTCACGCGCGCCCTCGCGATGGGGGAGGTGGCCGCTCGGGACGTGCTCCGGGTCGCGTGGCGGGAGGTGCGGGTGGGCGCCATCCTGGGCGGGCTGCTCGGGATGCTGGGGCTGGTGCTGGCCGGACTCGTGTTCGGCATCCGGTTCGGCCTCGTCATCGGGATCACCCTGTTCGCGATCTGCACCCTCGCCGCCTGCGTGGGCGGGGTGATGCCGATGCTGGCCCGGGCCGTGCGCGCCGATCCGGCGGTGTTCAGCACGCCGTTCATCTCGACGTTCTGCGACGCGACGAGCCTGATCCTGTATTTCCTCGTCGCGACCTGGGTGCTCGGGCTGTGA